The proteins below are encoded in one region of Paenibacillus sp. YYML68:
- a CDS encoding IS1634 family transposase, with translation MALVYLKNKTNGITYVYESENYWDKDKQQSRSRRTCIGKLDPQTGAFIPSKRLNKPIKPSSSKADSTSVTESKRHYAGATFLLDAIGNKLGITADLKKCFPEQYDQMLSVAYYLILEDHNPLIRFPKWASTHKHPYGKDIPSQRSSELFASITEEGRERFFRLQGRRRTETEYWAYDTTTISSYSECLNQVKYGVNKEHDPIPQMNLALLFGEQSNLPFYYRKLPGNISDVQTVKSLIADMEFLDYKKIKLVMDRGFYSEANINALFQHHLKFLIGVKVSLKYVQSELETARTQLQKWENFNSDYDLFACSRTITWKYTQHRPYKGDVLEGERRAYLHLYFNKEKEAEDAMKLSRLLTRLKQELESGKRDPAHEKAYAKYFEVTSTPKRGAVIRPKQEAIDAAAKNYGYFAMLSNEIKDPIEALAVYRNKDLIEKAFGNLKERLNFRRMEVSSERSLDGKLFVEFVALIYLSYIKKEMQEKKLFQRYTMQGLLDELDVIECYERPGHDLRFGEITKRQRELYELLEVAPPSSL, from the coding sequence ATGGCACTTGTCTATTTGAAGAATAAGACCAATGGTATCACATACGTTTACGAATCCGAAAACTACTGGGATAAGGATAAGCAGCAATCTCGTAGCCGTCGTACTTGCATCGGCAAGTTGGACCCTCAAACAGGGGCTTTCATTCCTTCAAAGCGGTTGAACAAACCGATCAAACCATCTAGTTCTAAAGCGGATTCCACTTCTGTGACCGAATCAAAGCGCCACTATGCAGGCGCCACATTTCTACTTGATGCTATTGGCAATAAGCTCGGAATTACCGCCGATTTGAAGAAGTGCTTTCCTGAGCAATACGATCAGATGTTGTCCGTTGCCTATTATTTGATTCTCGAGGATCACAATCCACTCATTCGATTCCCTAAGTGGGCATCGACTCATAAACATCCCTATGGCAAAGATATACCTTCTCAGCGAAGCAGCGAATTGTTCGCCTCAATTACAGAGGAAGGGCGAGAGCGATTCTTCCGTCTTCAGGGTAGACGTCGTACGGAAACGGAGTATTGGGCCTATGACACGACAACCATTTCGAGCTATTCTGAATGCTTAAATCAAGTCAAGTATGGTGTCAACAAAGAACATGATCCTATTCCGCAAATGAACTTGGCGCTATTATTCGGTGAACAGTCCAACCTGCCGTTTTACTATCGGAAGCTGCCTGGAAACATCTCCGATGTTCAGACCGTCAAGAGTCTCATTGCTGATATGGAGTTCCTAGACTACAAGAAAATCAAGCTGGTTATGGATCGAGGCTTCTACAGCGAAGCCAACATTAATGCCTTGTTCCAGCATCACCTGAAATTTTTGATTGGTGTTAAGGTCTCACTAAAATACGTACAATCTGAACTGGAGACCGCTAGAACTCAGCTTCAGAAATGGGAAAACTTCAACTCCGATTACGATTTGTTTGCCTGCTCTAGGACGATCACGTGGAAGTATACACAACATCGTCCGTATAAAGGCGATGTGCTAGAGGGGGAGCGCCGGGCGTATTTGCATCTGTATTTCAATAAGGAGAAAGAAGCCGAAGACGCCATGAAATTAAGTCGTTTGCTGACTCGCTTGAAGCAAGAACTAGAGAGTGGCAAGCGCGATCCCGCTCATGAGAAAGCCTACGCTAAATACTTTGAAGTAACCTCCACGCCAAAGCGTGGAGCCGTGATAAGGCCTAAACAGGAGGCGATCGACGCCGCGGCTAAAAATTACGGCTACTTCGCAATGCTAAGCAATGAGATCAAGGATCCGATTGAAGCACTGGCCGTTTATCGAAACAAGGATCTCATAGAAAAGGCATTCGGGAATTTGAAGGAGCGTCTCAACTTCCGTCGTATGGAGGTATCATCCGAACGTAGTCTTGATGGAAAGCTGTTTGTGGAATTCGTAGCCTTAATCTATCTTTCATATATTAAGAAGGAGATGCAGGAGAAGAAATTATTCCAGCGGTATACGATGCAAGGGCTTTTGGACGAGCTTGATGTGATCGAATGTTATGAACGCCCCGGTCACGATCTGCGGTTCGGCGAGATTACTAAGCGACAAAGGGAGCTGTATGAATTATTAGAGGTCGCCCCGCCCTCCTCGTTATAA
- a CDS encoding HAD family hydrolase, producing the protein MKQTILFDMDDTLIYCNKFFDLVMDQFADQMEAWFHSYKLSPADIKHTQSELDLQQVLVSGFSPDHFPRSFLLTYQHYSALTGRPESEQERLRLLELGASVYGHSIEPYPYMEQTLATLTAEGHELHLYTGGDTAIQMRKVKEAELDRFFNNRIHITRHKNIEFLDQLLDSLQADRSHTWMIGNSLRTDIMPALTCGIHAIFMPAEVEWSYNQIEVNVEPQGAYLTLSSLHMIPEAIREYVQTRTGA; encoded by the coding sequence ATGAAGCAAACGATACTGTTTGATATGGACGATACGCTCATTTATTGTAACAAATTTTTCGACCTTGTCATGGATCAATTCGCAGACCAGATGGAGGCGTGGTTCCACAGCTATAAGCTGTCCCCTGCCGACATCAAGCATACCCAGTCCGAGCTCGACCTGCAGCAGGTGCTGGTGAGCGGCTTCTCCCCCGATCACTTCCCGCGCTCCTTCCTTCTGACATACCAGCATTATTCAGCGCTGACCGGCAGACCCGAGAGCGAACAAGAGCGGCTGCGGCTGCTTGAGCTCGGCGCGTCGGTATACGGTCACAGCATCGAGCCGTATCCGTACATGGAACAGACGCTCGCCACTCTCACTGCCGAGGGCCACGAGCTGCATCTGTACACAGGTGGCGATACAGCGATCCAGATGCGCAAGGTGAAGGAGGCGGAGCTGGATCGCTTCTTCAACAACCGGATTCATATTACCCGTCATAAAAATATCGAGTTCCTCGACCAGCTGCTCGACTCCCTGCAGGCAGACCGCTCCCACACGTGGATGATCGGCAACTCGCTGCGCACCGACATTATGCCTGCATTGACGTGCGGCATTCATGCGATCTTCATGCCCGCCGAGGTCGAATGGTCGTACAACCAGATCGAGGTCAACGTGGAGCCTCAGGGCGCGTATTTGACCCTATCGTCGCTGCACATGATCCCGGAGGCCATCCGCGAGTACGTGCAGACCCGTACTGGCGCTTAG
- a CDS encoding polymer-forming cytoskeletal protein: MMMGIGRSKTNATGKGFKRSSGTVTLIGEGSRMEGEMNSQADIRIEGEFVGSLYATGEVAVGEKGMVHCKELKARDVIIAGKLEGFVQADGFVRITSTGRLTGRIVAGTLMIEQGAIFEGQSLMTQPSALQLQPSETASESAAMLAASTAAGQAPEAAMTAAMAE; this comes from the coding sequence ATGATGATGGGCATCGGAAGAAGCAAGACGAATGCTACAGGTAAAGGCTTCAAGCGCTCCAGCGGTACGGTGACGCTAATTGGAGAAGGAAGCCGCATGGAAGGAGAGATGAACTCGCAGGCCGACATCCGCATTGAGGGAGAATTCGTCGGAAGCCTATATGCTACAGGCGAGGTGGCCGTCGGTGAGAAGGGAATGGTCCACTGCAAGGAGCTGAAGGCGCGGGATGTGATCATCGCGGGCAAGCTGGAGGGCTTCGTGCAAGCAGATGGCTTCGTGCGCATCACGTCGACCGGCAGACTGACCGGACGCATCGTCGCAGGAACGCTCATGATTGAGCAAGGCGCGATCTTCGAGGGGCAGAGCCTCATGACGCAGCCGTCCGCGCTGCAGCTACAGCCTTCGGAGACAGCATCGGAGAGCGCTGCGATGCTAGCGGCGAGCACGGCCGCCGGGCAGGCACCGGAAGCCGCAATGACTGCGGCGATGGCGGAGTAG
- a CDS encoding M23 family metallopeptidase: MTFKWFRNKLTFVIIPEVNGSVVRVKLSRAAVSGALAAIVLFIGIAVYVYTTRVHTAASTFQHNSELHGKAAQLEEALAGKDQRIEELENEIYSLSKQAAHIHSKVEAMKKLEQDLQKLTPGDLKRAERDGTAAVGSASPLQAMGGPAYPASDEEVQKLALATGQTYAALEQEIVQLADRFNESKLQLQAKQDQLARTPTLWPTVSRIVTSNYGYRRDPFTRKLSFHRGIDIGGKMNDPIYTTARGVVEKVGYDKLHGHNVIVEHSDGLKTWYMHLNSVSVRKGQRVDKGDIIGKLGTTGRSTGPHLHYEVLLGGKSTDPAPYFPKNREKKETAK, encoded by the coding sequence ATGACATTCAAGTGGTTTCGCAATAAGCTGACGTTCGTCATTATCCCTGAGGTGAATGGCAGCGTCGTTCGTGTTAAGCTGTCCCGCGCTGCCGTATCGGGCGCTCTAGCGGCTATCGTCCTGTTCATTGGGATCGCCGTCTATGTGTACACGACACGCGTACATACAGCCGCGTCCACCTTCCAGCACAATAGCGAGCTGCACGGCAAGGCTGCTCAGCTGGAGGAGGCGCTCGCCGGCAAGGACCAGCGCATCGAGGAGCTGGAGAACGAAATCTATTCGCTCTCCAAGCAAGCTGCACATATCCACTCCAAGGTCGAAGCGATGAAGAAGCTGGAGCAGGATCTGCAGAAGCTGACGCCCGGGGACTTGAAGCGGGCAGAGCGCGACGGTACTGCGGCAGTCGGCTCGGCCTCGCCTCTGCAAGCAATGGGAGGCCCGGCATATCCGGCTTCAGACGAGGAGGTGCAGAAGCTCGCGCTTGCCACTGGCCAGACATATGCAGCGCTCGAGCAGGAGATCGTCCAGCTGGCCGATCGCTTCAACGAGTCGAAGCTCCAGCTGCAGGCGAAGCAGGATCAGCTGGCCCGCACGCCGACGCTGTGGCCGACTGTGTCACGGATTGTGACGTCGAATTACGGCTATCGGCGGGACCCTTTTACACGCAAGCTCAGCTTCCATCGAGGCATCGATATCGGGGGTAAAATGAACGACCCCATCTACACGACCGCACGCGGCGTTGTCGAGAAGGTCGGCTACGACAAGCTGCATGGTCATAATGTGATCGTCGAGCATTCCGATGGACTGAAGACATGGTATATGCATCTGAACAGCGTGTCAGTCCGCAAGGGACAGCGCGTCGATAAGGGCGACATCATCGGCAAGCTCGGCACGACCGGGCGCAGTACCGGGCCTCATCTGCATTACGAGGTGCTGCTCGGAGGCAAGAGCACGGACCCTGCGCCATATTTCCCGAAGAACAGAGAGAAGAAGGAGACTGCGAAATGA